GCACAGGACCAAATTACAAACCACGTGTGAATACCATCCACTCCACCAATACAAAATCATGTTGCAAACTACACAAATTCATGAACTCAGTTTTAAACCATTTTGCCCTCAATTGAGTACTCAAAAGTAAGGCGACATAAGATAATCGGATCTTTTAGTTTTATCCATCGTTGGCATCAAGCAAAACCAAACTTTCGTCATAGATATCCACCTTAAGAAAACCTGACTCATCTGGCATGTTACTAATGTGAAGTTCCCTCCAAGAATTATCTTGTGGATTGTAAAGCACCAACTTGGATCCAAGCTTCAGCAAGATTTCACCCTTTTTCGATGAGAACACAGGTTGAACAAGGATGTCGAATTTACACATATATTCACGATATTCAGCATAGCGAACCGAAACCACTTTCTTCCAAGATTGTCTAACTCCATACTCCATCATAATCCAAACATCCAAATCAGTCTTTTCCTGATTATGATCACAAAGCAGAATAAGACACCCTCCCCTTAAACCTCCTATAGTCCATCTATAGAAAGGATCCTCTGGATATATTGGCTGTCCCATATTTTCCGGAAGTTCTACCTCCCCAAATGTCTCAGAAGCCAAATCAAAactaattattttcttttcggAACGGTGGTAATGACTGCCAAAGGTTGCAGTCCAATGAAGCTTCCCATTTAACAATGTGCCACCGATAATATTATTAACGCACCAATCTTTTAGGGGAAGACAGTTTTTCGAATCCTCAATCCTCTTCCAAGAATTAGTCCTTTGACTATAGACTTTAACCACTTCCTCATCCGGATCCAGAGCCAAGCAGTGACCTAAAATTGCAACAACTTTGTAATCATCATGCAACTCATCATACCCGAATCCATACGCAGGAACACAATTGTAGACACTCTTGGAATCCGAATACTCAAATTCAAGACCAGAATCAGGTAGTTTCTTATATTTTCCAATCGATGGGTTCCACAAAAATAAATCTCGCTCTGGGGTAGCAATGCAAACCAATCCATTACACGAACCCAACACCTTAACTGCTTTTGCCTCgtacatttcaaaattttgctggAAATCCTCAGAGTTGGTTGGACTGGGGCAGCAGTTGGTTGGATGAGGAATGGATTCATAGGTGGGATATTCCATGTTGGTTGCCTCAGTCAAGGGTAAATATAATGCAGAGTTAAGATCACATTCTTTGAGTTCAGGATTGAATACTATGTACATGGAAGTAGAGAAAATTAGCCGCTGGTGAGCAGTATCACTTGTTTGGGATGACTTTTGAAGATGACATTTGATGAATTCCCGGCTTGAGATTAACGAATGCCAATATTTCGAGACGCACATGAACCTCACAAGGGATTTGACTGGGAGTCTTGTGAGGATTTCAAAGATCAGTTCAACTGGGAGTTTATCACTGACAGCCTTGGTTTCCATTCTTGGCTGATTTAGAGTTGGCTGCTGAAACCCAAAAATTTATTTGGTCTTTCTGTCCCACTTCTTGTACCAATCTTTTTCTCGCACGAGTGTGAATATCCCCAGCAGTGTATTGACACCTTGCCAGAAAATAAAGGGTGAGATAGAAATTGGCACAACTGATGAATATCTAGAGCCCTCGAAGAACAAGAGAAAGACCAAGCAACAATACTTGGCCTCAGgaacaaaaaggaaagaaatgtcACAAGATCAAAGGGAGATGCACAACACTTTTAAGATGCAGAAagcttaaatttcttttttattttcagtaggaaaaaaaaacacGTAGAAATCGTACTGCTACGTATATAAGAGTAGGACGTGGCTGGAATCAAAGAAAGTAAAAAGCAAGACTAACTAATTCAAACTTAATGACACCAAAGGAAAGTACCGAAAGAAATTTACGAAATTGGTTTGCATTAGTTAAAATAAttcatgggtttggatcaatttgtgacATGTGACATATCAATGGTGTCATAAGAGGGTGACAACTTTGTAATAATCATGCACTCAACACATCCAAACCTGTAATTTTGTAGACCAGAAATCTGAAACTGAAAACCCCAATTAGGCAGTTTCCTCCCTTTTCTAATCGTGGGGTTTCCAATGCAATCCAACCAGTTACATCGCTTCTGGCTAGAAATGCAAACCAGCCACTTACATGAACCCAAAATTGTCACCTTATGCCCTCTAGGTATCGAATATTGACCTCAATCACCAATAATGCATAGACGAGATATAGTATCACGTTGGTTGTCTCAGTTACAAGTGCATTCAATGCAAAGTTAAGATTACATCCTGTGAGGTGATCAAACAATGAGGGAGGAAAACCAGAGAAGATTAGCTTATGGTGAGCGGTGTCGACGCTGGTTTGAGACGATGTTTTAGgatagattttgatgaattcTGTGCTTGAGATTGAAGAATCGCAAGATTTCGAAATGCACATGAATTTCATAAGGAAATTTATTAGGAGCTGTGAGAGGATATCATAGATGAGTGGAAGAAGAGAGTAGGTAATAGGAGCCTCCTTTCAATTACTCGAGGAATTTATAGTTGGCTGTCACCATGAAAAAATTATAATGATGATAAATCAAAATGCAATAGTGGCCTCAGAGTTAGCCGAAAAAGGAttagaaaaaggaagaagaggaagaatttTCGATGTAGGATTTTGCTGCTGTAGCGCCATCATCACCTTACCCGCCAATGAATGGCAGTCGACGAGCACTTTTCCACATTTACCGGACATAATACAACAAATTTGTGTGCTTATTTGAAAAACAAACCAATGGTCTCTTGGGCTGTCGGTCACCACAAAGGTTTCAAATATTCAAATCTTGCCTCTTCCTATCAATTGTCACTAATACGTGACTTCTATTAAAAGATTGTATAATAGTCTACTTATCGATTACACCATTTTGATCTAGAGGTGGGAATTTTTTCCTCTAATCCTCCTAACCCAGTTAGGCCCTCCTTTAGATAAGTTAAAATAGGAGTAGAATTAGTGTCGAAGTTGCCAATTGACAAGGTTGAGAAcaaaccaaataaaaaaaagaaaaagaaagatagaaCACTCATTAAGAGGGGTCACGCTTACCTAGGATATTTCCCTATTGTCACTTTGAGAGttactttttcttcttgttaAAAATTAGGGTTAATGTCACTTATTCCGCTTTAGTccttaaattataaaattatttcTATTATAGTCCCTAAAGTATATTCACTTAAATAAAAAAGTCTATTCCACCTCCTCAACAATCTTAATTAAATGGAACAAAATTACAGTTTAGAGATTAAAGTGtctcattttaaaatttaaggACCAAAGTAAAACTTTTGATATAGTTAAAAGGgtgcaaagtggaattaaccatAAAAAATATTATCCAATTATCACtgaaaacttcttttttttttatctattgTTAAAGTTTTGTTTGTGTTGGTAGGTAAGGTTTCAGTAAGTAACAAAAAAGAGTCGGGTCCCAAGAGTAAAGTCATGACTTTTTCTTCAGTCAAATGGAGGCCAAGTTAGACTTCAAAGGAATCAAaggtttaattttttatttttcacctaAAAGAATGGGAAAGTCGAAGTGGAAAGGGTAAATAGGATTGTTAAGAATCGAGGAACAAAGATAAACAGCTAACAAAGGATTATTAGCGTAcaccaaaaaatttattattgttttagcaaaaaaaaaaaagaaaaaaaaggggaaggcTATGTTTGTTTTAACAAAATCTTGCTAATATTTAGCAGGAGTTATCTATTTATTTGTAAACCTTACTCCTCTTTTGTTAACAGCAGCCATTAGCAAATTCCATGACTTTCTAGGACAATCTCAATCAGTTATTAGCAAAGTTTAGTATCTTTTAAGCAAACTAATTTAGCACATTAACTCTCTCCAACTTTCATTCTTCATTAATGTCTAACACGCTAATTTGGAGGTAACATAGAGATTGAAATTTGGTTTAATTAACGGGTGCCTAATGGGCACTCATTAAGAGGGACTCGGCAATTACttgtttgaaaaaatataattaatttaATAAAGTATCATAATATAAGGCGTGTAATAAATGTGAATATGCATATTTATATGATAACTTAGGTGTGATTTAGGTATCTATATTCATTGAACACTTGTTGAAAAAAtcattaaaattgaaatttcattttctgCCTCCGGTTTACGTCAAAAGCCGTAGTATCTCCACAAATAGTCTGAAACAAGGACGAAACTCGTTCAGATGACCACAATCAACTTATAGAAAAACCATGAACTTTCAGATTTTTTGGGTCAACTAAATTCAGATGTAGGAGTTGTTGCCCGAAACAATAATCCTCTTTCTGGTTATTTCTTGCAAGAACAAACATTAGGATTCAAGATATAAAAGACTATACTTGGGACCAAATTTATGGCAATATATTTAtggataattaattaaaataaggATTTGTTTAGCGGATATCCATTGGACActcattaaaatatattttagatgtcatattttttaaaatataaaattgattaggaaaagtgaataaatatAAGGGAGGGCAGGTATAtaagattaaatagaaaaagtatataaatataagaaagggtaataattattagtatctaTATATACATGATAGGTTAGGTGAAttttaggattaatctttcctacactgacaatgtatacacGGTCagattggatgaatgacaattatgtaaaatttgaatttataattcaatttttgcacacatgtcatgaatcaaacgaTGACAGTGCAAAATGAGCTTCTGTGTAATGGATTGTGCAAAATTTCCCAACTTGTGATTGTTAATGCTTTGCACTGAGCATGAATATAAGTTCcctacacacaaaaaaaaatgaatattatagTTTCCACCATTACATAAGAATGCAACGCATTTTACTATGTGCTGTGGGGAAACCTTTTTTGCATAACTTATTAGACCAAAGTGatcaaaattaaaaatacaAGGGactaaattagtttttttttcctcttgaaGTATTTGTTATGAAACCTGGAGGGACTAAATTAGTTTCTTCTCCTAGAGGTATTGTTATGAAACCTCGAGGCGAATTGGTGAGCAAGGCAGCCGTCTCTCAATGATGtcgatgaaaaaaaaaaaaatttttttttaaactagcATTGAGTCCTCCTCATGTGCAGGTCGTATTTCTTTTACCTCACTAGTAAGGGAAAAGTAAGGTACATGTCTAGCTATTCAGTCAAAAGAATGGAACTCTCTTTAACTTATTGGGGCTCGATGCTTCTCTGCAGAGGAAAACATATCACTGCTTTTGCTTCTCAGTAAGAGCTAAAACATCAGTGGAGTATTACGATCTCTCAGGTATCACCAGTTAGTCTAACTAAGTGAGAGATAACATCTTCAAGACGAGAAAAATGTGTCAAAATTTtgtcatgaatttctttcaatcCGGTCTGATTATGCTGCCAATGCGAAAGTCCATCACCCATGACTTTCAAACCGCTCTCCAATAATTCAACTCCTTTGCCTATCTCATCAGGgaatttccttttcttattaCCATGGTTGTGTGCATCAACCTCCATGGCATCATCACCAATTGCAGCTTCCTCATTGATGGCCAAGTTTCTGTTAAGCATTTCCTTGAGCTTCAAGCCTTCTTTTAGGAGCATCCCAGTGTGATCAGGGGTAGGCTTTGTTAAAATGGAAGCCGATTCCTTATCTAGAAATCCTTTCAACTCGGCCATGAATCTGTCCTCATCTGCTTCATTTCCTGACTCCAAATCAAATGAAAGAGCCGCATCTTGTGGAACAAATCTCCACAGTTGGACGCAAGGTGTACGAGCAGCGAAATATCCAAATGCTGTCAATGCTAGGTGAATGAAGGCCCAGTGCTGCTCTCTCAATAACATGTGATACAATTCCCAAACGGCTGAAGTCCTTGCATTATCATCACTCTCTGCCAACTCAACATGACCAAGACCAGCCATAAAGTTTGCTAGATTAGGTTTGCATTGAAACAGTAGACTATCTTCTGCTGATAAAGCTGGTTTGGGGATAAAGAGGTTTCTAAGTTCTAGGATGGCTCCCTCTATTCCATCACAGGAGTACAAATGCTTCATGTTAGAGGTGATGGTTAAAACTTCAGTAAGGAGCCTGCAGTAGATGTCCTTCAATTTGCTGTCATTGCATTTTCTGTACTTGTCAATGATAGCAACCAGAAACTTTAAGGTCTTCATTTCTGGATCAGATATGCTAACCTGTCTACAGGACACGTGAACCAGCATAAGGCATATTTTGCTGAACGTAAATGAAGCTGGTACAATAAGCATCTAAATTATATCATTAGGGAAGGACACGGCCACCAAGTAACAACTTCTGAACTCTGGCGTATCATTCCATCCAGACAGGTAATCAACCAAAGAGAATTTGGATATGAAAAAGTAAAAACTACATCAAAATTCTAAACTACGTactttaagaaaagaaaatacttACTGAGACAGCAATGTAGCGGATAGAGCATCTACTGGAGCACCATAAATTTCAAAACCACTTGTTTTTGGTAATTCACTACCAAAGCTCTCCACAAAGCAGAAATATTCTGTTAAGACTCTGGCTTTTGCTGTACTTCTTGTCCTTTGTGAAAGTATAGTTAATGGGAAACCTTCCATGAGAAGAGCTGTGTAGATCATTGATGAATCTTGAGATTTGTTATCTCCTGTAACGGCATCGTAAACTTGATCTGCTACTGCTTGTGAACAGCAAGTAACAATTAGACAAATAGACCTTGCTATCTTTCGAAGAGCACTACCAGGACTGAAAACTGCTTCTGGAAAAGCTGTGTACCCTAGTAATGCACAAAGCTTGTCAATAATGTCTTTCACCAAACTGGTCTCAGCATGACGTAGCAGAAAACACCATAATTCAGTAACAATCTCCCAGCAAAGAATGTGTGGGTGCAACAAATTTTCCAGAAGGAAAGATTCTATCTCACCCCATACTGGATTCGAAGACATAACTACCATGAATGTTTCTAGTGAATTGACTATAGTATGAAAAAAAGGCTGGTATATGAACTCCTGGTTTTTACGTGAGACGGGAACTTGCAGGGTAAGACTGGCAGCATATACATGCTCATCGACAAGAATATCCAAAAGCCACTGAAGCTTCCTGGCCATCCAGAATTTGACATCATCTTCAAGATCAGCAGAGCTTTTCAGAAGTTCAAGAAACAGGTTTACTCGACCAAGAAAAAATGTTTGGACTGCCATAGCAGCACAACTTGAAAAGTGGATTCCATCCACTGTATAAGGCAAATTTTCGCCATTAGATACCCTAGGAACAGGATTCAGATTACTTTCATCGCTGAACAACCAGTTCAAAACTTGAAACTTCTCCTCTTGTTTTACTTGGATAGAATTCAGGAGAGAGTTGAGTAAATGGAAGGATGTAGGCTGTAGAATTTCTACCAAAGCTTCAGTTGCAGATTTTAGATGTTCCTCCttgctcaaaaaaaattttaaggatGAGATCATAACAACACATCCTACCATCTCCTTGTAAACAGAAAAAGCTTGGGTTGTATATTGAGAGACAATTCTTACTGCATTAATCAGATAAAACTTCACGGGAAGGAAAATCCTTTTAGCTTCTGTCATAGTGAGAGTCTCTTTCAGTTGCAATGACCAAGTCTCAGCTGCACATCGCAAAGATTGCTGGGCAAGTGAAATTAGACTGACAACAACACTTGCTACATCTACCCTTGCAGCTAAAGCACCCTTTCCGAGCTGAAGTAAGGTAACAACTCCTTTCCAAGAGAGATTAAGTACACTTACAAGACTGCCTCCATCATTAGCTGCAAGAATGCCTACTTCACACAGCTTATCTATTGTACATTTTGTTATATTAATAACATGATCTGCATCACTAGCCCCTTCAATAACTAAGACCTTCTTATCCTCGTTCATTTTCAAACTGTCAAAATCCCAATTTACACCATTGCAATATACCTTACATAATCGGATAACAGCATCAAGAACCACTTGAGATTCCTTCTGAACTTCTGAACCAAATCCATGTATCCTCTGTCAAGGAATGACAAAAGCAAATGTCAACAATGATTTAGACATTTCCTTGAGATGATTACTTACTGTGCAAACTGGTTTGAAACTTAATAGAGATTCCTAAAAGCACATAGATAAGAACAAAGATTACATGAGAGAGACACAATTCTTACTGAAAAAAGTCTGAAGAATGACCAAATGCAATTGAGGTGACAAAGACAAAAACGACAAGAGCAATTGCCCAACTTTACAAAAAGTCACCATTACATGCAATAGGAACATTTTGCTATGCCAATTAGTATTATTGCTTCTTCATTTGAAGTGCAATTCAGTAAACACCAGCAGATTTAAACCTATAGAATACCATGCATAGTTAACGAAACAAGACTGATTAAAACTGTAGTGACCAACTATAGCAGAATACCTTTATCTCTGACAGTGCGTCTTTTGTCAAGTTTAGTTGTTCTGAAATAAATATACCTTTATCTCTGACAATGCATCTTTTGTCAAGTTCAGTTGTTctgaaataaaatttttaattgtaaGAATGAACTCCTTGCTGCTGGAGATGGGATATCTTGCCATAGCTGAAAAGCTAGCAGCTGAGTAGCTCAGCAAATTCAAGAGCAACTGCAAAAAAGTCAAGAGAGTATAAATAAGGCAACCACAGAATTGGTGGCATCTTGTGTTGTAAGTCAATTCACATTCATGTCAAAGAATTTACAAAAACACAAGGTACATTAAATTACTCTCTTGAAATTATCTAATAGTTGATTTTTACATAGCACAGTACATTTTGTGCAGCAGAAATTGAAGCTAAGTTAAACAAACTATCACAAAAGGTGGAAGTTGTCTGAAATAAAATATATACTTACATATGAACCTATTATCATATGACAAGTTATAGAACCACCACTGACAAGAACTTAGCAACAGAAGCATATGATTGCACCAAATGAAGTTTAGGCAGGCAGATGTATGAGATTTTAGTGTTGCTAAAACATACCAATGCATGATATTCAACATTCAGATGTGATGTAGTCCACACAAGTTATAATCAAGACCATTCACAGGTCAATGGATACCTTCaataaaactaaattttcagacagaataaaagaaaatctctaaccaattgaaataaatcagaTCTTCTGAACAAGCTCTATGAAACTAAAGCCTTTCCAGAACAATCAAGGATTGCTTAACTACTGTATCTTGTACTCACAAAGAGAGTGTATCATCTCTTTTGAATTTGATGAAACTTCTTTTGAATGTGATAGGAAGTTAGGAAAATACTTTCATAAAGCAGAACATAACATAGAATAAGTACAAAGTTGGAATCCAGTCCCCATTCCTCAATCCTATTCAGGACATAAAGACGAATTTCTTGTCGAATTTCATCAATCTAAGTGCTATTTTTGTCACTGAGGAGGATAACTAGCAATGACATATCTCTTTGTGAAAAATCTAACTCACTTGAATTTAACTTGCCAACATGTTACCTCAAAAAACAAGTCGCTGTGTTCTTCTTCTGGAGATTCTTCAGTTGACATTAATGTCATTTTTAGATGCTTGCGACACCATGCACTTGCCTAATGATTACAGAACAAATTAAACACATATATTGTTGGTGAGTTGCAAGAAAATCACCCCTTGTCTAGAAGAATATTATAAATCAAAAACATATTTACAATAAATTGAAGGAAACAAACCTTTATCCCTAGGCCCAGAAACTCTCCTTGGCATCCAGAAATGTCTAGGTCTAGATATTTTGCAGCAATGTTCAATATCGTCTTGTTCAATATGCATTGAGAAATGTCCAAACAAGTAAAGTCTTCCCAGAATACCCAATCAAATGTTAAGGTACATGGCAAATAGACAGTATTGTAACAGATGTGTATTAGAAGTTAACTCGCAAACAGAATAAAAACTCTTGGCTGGAAGGTTGTAAAATGGTCACACGTGGAGTTACCCAGATAAGCTAGCAGAAAAAAATCCAACAACTGGAAGTGGAGCATTGAAGTCTCAATGACATCTTACAGTTGCATACAGAATTGATTCAAGCACAATAAAACTAGAACTGAAGATCAATAAATGCAGAGAAAATTGATTATAATATAGCACTTTAGGTGTGAGCATAGTTTGCTGCTTTTTATGTGCATTTAATGGAAATTAGTCCGCCATTGAGCATGAGGATCTAGAAGACACCAAAACTCATGCAAAATTTGACCCCTCAAACCAAGC
This Coffea arabica cultivar ET-39 chromosome 3e, Coffea Arabica ET-39 HiFi, whole genome shotgun sequence DNA region includes the following protein-coding sequences:
- the LOC113737973 gene encoding F-box/kelch-repeat protein At3g23880-like, with amino-acid sequence METKAVSDKLPVELIFEILTRLPVKSLVRFMCVSKYWHSLISSREFIKCHLQKSSQTSDTAHQRLIFSTSMYIVFNPELKECDLNSALYLPLTEATNMEYPTYESIPHPTNCCPSPTNSEDFQQNFEMYEAKAVKVLGSCNGLVCIATPERDLFLWNPSIGKYKKLPDSGLEFEYSDSKSVYNCVPAYGFGYDELHDDYKVVAILGHCLALDPDEEVVKVYSQRTNSWKRIEDSKNCLPLKDWCVNNIIGGTLLNGKLHWTATFGSHYHRSEKKIISFDLASETFGEVELPENMGQPIYPEDPFYRWTIGGLRGGCLILLCDHNQEKTDLDVWIMMEYGVRQSWKKVVSVRYAEYREYMCKFDILVQPVFSSKKGEILLKLGSKLVLYNPQDNSWRELHISNMPDESGFLKVDIYDESLVLLDANDG
- the LOC113737102 gene encoding uncharacterized protein, translated to MTLMSTEESPEEEHSDLFFELLLNLLSYSAASFSAMARYPISSSKEFILTIKNFISEQLNLTKDALSEIKRIHGFGSEVQKESQVVLDAVIRLCKVYCNGVNWDFDSLKMNEDKKVLVIEGASDADHVINITKCTIDKLCEVGILAANDGGSLVSVLNLSWKGVVTLLQLGKGALAARVDVASVVVSLISLAQQSLRCAAETWSLQLKETLTMTEAKRIFLPVKFYLINAVRIVSQYTTQAFSVYKEMVGCVVMISSLKFFLSKEEHLKSATEALVEILQPTSFHLLNSLLNSIQVKQEEKFQVLNWLFSDESNLNPVPRVSNGENLPYTVDGIHFSSCAAMAVQTFFLGRVNLFLELLKSSADLEDDVKFWMARKLQWLLDILVDEHVYAASLTLQVPVSRKNQEFIYQPFFHTIVNSLETFMVVMSSNPVWGEIESFLLENLLHPHILCWEIVTELWCFLLRHAETSLVKDIIDKLCALLGYTAFPEAVFSPGSALRKIARSICLIVTCCSQAVADQVYDAVTGDNKSQDSSMIYTALLMEGFPLTILSQRTRSTAKARVLTEYFCFVESFGSELPKTSGFEIYGAPVDALSATLLSQQVSISDPEMKTLKFLVAIIDKYRKCNDSKLKDIYCRLLTEVLTITSNMKHLYSCDGIEGAILELRNLFIPKPALSAEDSLLFQCKPNLANFMAGLGHVELAESDDNARTSAVWELYHMLLREQHWAFIHLALTAFGYFAARTPCVQLWRFVPQDAALSFDLESGNEADEDRFMAELKGFLDKESASILTKPTPDHTGMLLKEGLKLKEMLNRNLAINEEAAIGDDAMEVDAHNHGNKKRKFPDEIGKGVELLESGLKVMGDGLSHWQHNQTGLKEIHDKILTHFSRLEDVISHLVRLTGDT